In Pseudomonas sp. PDNC002, the DNA window GTTTCTCTTACTGCGCCGCAGCCGCTCCGTCCGAGCGCTCCGCACCGCGCGTCTCCGGATTGACGATCACGGTGGCGGTGATGCCTGCCGCCAGCAGCACGCCGTCCGGCACTTCGTCGATATGGATGCGCACCGGCACGCGCTGGGCCAGGCGCACCCAGTTGAAGGTCGGGTTGACGTCGGCCACCAGCTCGCGGCTCTCGGGGTTGTCGCGGTCGTAAATGGCGCGGGCGATGCTCTCGACGTGGCCCTTCAGGCGCTCGCCGCTCATCAGTTGCAGCTCGGCCGGGTCGCCGACGCGGATGTGCGGCAGCTTGGTCTCTTCGAAGTAGCCGTAGATCCAGTAGGAGTTCTCGTCAACTACCGCCATCTTCGCCTCGCCGACGCGGGCGTAGTCGCCACGGTGCACGTTGAGGTTGGTCACGTAGCCGTCCGCCGAGGCGCGCACCTGGGTGCGCTCCAGGTTCAGCTTGGCAGCGTCCAGCGCGGCCAGGGCCTGCTGGTAGTCGGCCTCGGAGGCGGCGGCGGTGTTGCTGGCGTCGTCCAGGCTCTCGCGGGAAACCACTTCCTCGTCCATGGCGCGGCGGCGCTTGGCGTTGAGCTGGCGCATCTGCAGGGTGGCCTTGCGCGAGGCGACCAGGGCTTCGGCCTGCTTCACGGCGATCTGGTAATGGTCCGGGTCGATCTGCATCAGCAGGTCGCCTTTCTTCACCTGCTGGTTGTCGCGCACCGGTACGTCGACCACCACGCCGGAGACGTCGGCGGCGACGTTGATGATATCGGCGCGCACCCGGCCGTCGCGGGTCCAGGGCGTATCCATGTAGTTCACCCAGAGGGCGCGGCCGATCAACGCGGCGACCGCCAGGATGATCAGGGTCGCCAGCAGGCTGATGATGGATTTGAGAGTCATGGGTGCACGCTCGTTACTTATAGATAGTGAGGGACAGCCCGCCGAACAGGCAGGCGAACAGGCACACGCGGAACAGCGCCGGGTGCCAGGTGTAGCGGTACAGGCCGACGGAAGCGAGGATGCGGTCGATGCCCCAGCAGATCACCGCGGCAACGAGGAACATCAGGGTCAGGGTCGGCATGTAGACCCCGTGGAACGCGATCTCGCGGGGCAGGTCAGGCAACATGGGTGGTTCTTCCAGAAGAGGTTTCGCCATCGCGCAGCGGCGACTGCGGGTCGAGCAGGCTGCTGCGGATGAAATGCA includes these proteins:
- a CDS encoding DUF1656 domain-containing protein, producing MPREIAFHGVYMPTLTLMFLVAAVICWGIDRILASVGLYRYTWHPALFRVCLFACLFGGLSLTIYK
- a CDS encoding HlyD family secretion protein, with amino-acid sequence MTLKSIISLLATLIILAVAALIGRALWVNYMDTPWTRDGRVRADIINVAADVSGVVVDVPVRDNQQVKKGDLLMQIDPDHYQIAVKQAEALVASRKATLQMRQLNAKRRRAMDEEVVSRESLDDASNTAAASEADYQQALAALDAAKLNLERTQVRASADGYVTNLNVHRGDYARVGEAKMAVVDENSYWIYGYFEETKLPHIRVGDPAELQLMSGERLKGHVESIARAIYDRDNPESRELVADVNPTFNWVRLAQRVPVRIHIDEVPDGVLLAAGITATVIVNPETRGAERSDGAAAAQ